A genomic region of Brevibacillus sp. JNUCC-41 contains the following coding sequences:
- a CDS encoding RhaT/GlcU family sugar-proton symporter has translation MDILLALLPALFWGSIVLFNVKLGGGPYSQTLGTTIGALIFSIGVYIFADIKLSLLVFGVGVVSGLFWAVGQANQLKSIDLMGVSKTMPISTGLQLIATTLFGVIVFNEWSTKKAIILGVLALVFIIIGIVLTSLEDKESKEGKSGNLKKGIVILLISTFGYLVYVVVARLFDVNGWSALFPQAIGMVIGGLLLTFKHKPFNKYTIRNIIPGLIWAAGNMFLFISQPRVGVATSFSLSQMGIVISTIGGIIILREKKTKRQLIGIVIGIILIIIAGIMLGVAKS, from the coding sequence ATGGATATATTATTAGCTCTCTTACCGGCATTATTCTGGGGAAGCATCGTTTTATTTAATGTGAAACTCGGGGGAGGACCCTATAGTCAAACACTAGGTACAACGATTGGCGCCTTGATTTTTTCAATTGGTGTTTATATTTTTGCAGATATTAAGTTGTCACTCCTGGTGTTTGGAGTCGGAGTCGTATCTGGATTGTTTTGGGCCGTTGGACAAGCTAACCAGCTTAAGAGCATTGATTTAATGGGAGTTTCCAAAACGATGCCAATATCAACAGGATTGCAGCTCATAGCAACCACTTTATTCGGGGTCATCGTTTTTAACGAATGGTCTACAAAGAAAGCGATTATTTTAGGCGTTTTGGCTTTAGTCTTCATCATTATAGGAATCGTCTTGACCTCCTTGGAAGATAAAGAATCGAAAGAGGGCAAGTCGGGAAACTTGAAGAAAGGAATCGTTATTCTCCTCATCTCGACATTCGGTTATTTGGTTTATGTGGTCGTGGCCCGTCTTTTTGATGTTAACGGGTGGTCAGCGTTGTTCCCTCAAGCGATAGGGATGGTGATAGGCGGTCTGTTATTGACTTTTAAACATAAACCGTTTAACAAATATACGATTCGCAATATCATTCCGGGATTGATATGGGCTGCAGGGAACATGTTTTTATTCATATCCCAGCCCCGTGTAGGCGTGGCTACTAGTTTTTCCCTTTCACAAATGGGCATAGTCATCTCAACTATTGGCGGGATCATCATTTTACGTGAAAAGAAAACGAAGCGCCAACTAATTGGAATTGTAATTGGAATTATCTTGATCATCATAGCTGGGATTATGCTCGGGGTGGCAAAAAGTTAA
- a CDS encoding SDR family oxidoreductase — protein sequence MYTDLEGKVVVITGSSTGLGKAMAIRFAKEKAKVVVNYRTKLEEADSVMEEIKTSGGEAIAVKGDVTIEEDVINLVQSAVNNFGKLDIFINNAGIENPVPSHEMPLSDWNRVINTNLTGNFLGCREAIKYFVENDIKGNVINMSSVHEMIPWPLFVHYAASKGGVKLLTETLALEYAPKGIRVNSIGPGAIATPINADKLEDSEKKKDLESMIPMGYIGKPEEIAAVAAWLASSESSYVTGITLFADGGMTKYPAFQAGRG from the coding sequence ATGTATACAGATTTAGAAGGTAAAGTCGTTGTTATAACGGGTTCATCCACTGGCTTAGGAAAAGCGATGGCCATTCGCTTTGCTAAGGAAAAGGCAAAGGTCGTGGTTAATTATCGTACTAAATTAGAGGAAGCAGATAGTGTAATGGAAGAAATCAAAACAAGTGGTGGGGAAGCCATTGCTGTTAAAGGCGATGTCACCATTGAAGAAGATGTGATTAACCTTGTTCAATCAGCGGTAAATAATTTCGGGAAACTCGATATATTCATCAATAATGCAGGAATTGAAAATCCTGTTCCATCTCACGAGATGCCGTTAAGTGACTGGAATAGAGTGATTAATACCAATTTAACCGGAAATTTCCTGGGGTGCCGTGAAGCGATCAAGTATTTTGTCGAGAACGATATTAAAGGGAATGTTATAAACATGTCCAGTGTACATGAAATGATTCCCTGGCCTTTATTCGTTCACTATGCGGCAAGCAAGGGCGGGGTGAAGCTGCTTACGGAAACCCTGGCTCTTGAATATGCACCAAAAGGAATCCGTGTGAACAGCATTGGTCCTGGAGCCATCGCCACGCCAATAAATGCCGACAAGCTTGAAGATTCCGAAAAGAAAAAAGATCTTGAAAGCATGATTCCGATGGGGTATATCGGAAAGCCTGAAGAAATTGCTGCGGTTGCTGCATGGCTGGCATCTTCAGAGTCCAGTTATGTAACGGGCATCACTCTATTCGCTGACGGGGGAATGACAAAATACCCTGCATTCCAAGCGGGAAGAGGATGA
- a CDS encoding NADPH-dependent FMN reductase — translation MKVVAIVGSIRKESYNLKLAKYIQTRYQDRFDLEILTIRDLPFYDQDIENDPPLVVKEFKSKVAEADAVLWVTPEYNGTIPGVLGNAIDWLSRVDKVLIGKPSWIMGASMGQLGTVKAQLHLREILFALGISSPLLPGNEVYVGAVHDKIDNEGKLTHESTVQFIDTVVDNFISWYNHHTR, via the coding sequence ATGAAAGTTGTTGCAATAGTGGGAAGTATTCGTAAAGAGTCTTACAACCTTAAGCTAGCAAAATATATTCAAACTAGATATCAAGATCGATTTGATCTTGAAATCTTGACCATTCGGGATTTACCTTTTTATGATCAAGATATTGAAAATGACCCTCCATTAGTTGTTAAAGAATTTAAAAGCAAAGTGGCTGAAGCAGATGCAGTCTTGTGGGTAACACCTGAATACAATGGTACGATTCCAGGCGTATTGGGCAATGCAATCGATTGGTTATCACGTGTCGATAAAGTCTTGATCGGCAAACCTTCATGGATCATGGGTGCGTCAATGGGGCAATTAGGAACGGTTAAAGCTCAATTGCATTTACGTGAGATCCTATTCGCATTAGGCATCTCCTCCCCGCTCCTTCCCGGAAATGAAGTATATGTTGGTGCAGTTCATGACAAAATCGATAACGAAGGCAAGCTTACACATGAGTCGACTGTCCAGTTTATCGATACGGTCGTCGATAACTTCATTAGCTGGTATAATCATCATACTCGTTAA
- a CDS encoding bile acid:sodium symporter family protein produces the protein MILKKLNEQMDKIMPLITPLSVVIGVLLAGHLIDYTFLVPWIFAFITFSGSLGSNFKSLQQAVTHPLPVFIVLLILHMLMPIWAFGLGHLVFHGDAFTITGLVLAVVIPTGVTSMIWVSIYNGNAILALTIILIDTLLSPFIVPYSVSLLGGGSIEMDLGSIVKGLIGMVVLPSMLAMFLNQATKGRIQYTLSPRLAPFSKISVGIVVILNSSKIAPYLTHFDKKLMIMAFLVLFIAASGYALSWMVGAFLRWEKADIITLTFTGGMRNISAGAVLATTYFPAAVAVPVVLGMLFQQMLASFFGYVMEKHFHRGVNEGRSAE, from the coding sequence ATGATTTTGAAAAAATTAAATGAACAAATGGATAAAATCATGCCCCTCATCACTCCGTTAAGCGTGGTGATTGGGGTATTATTGGCCGGACATCTAATCGATTACACCTTTCTTGTTCCATGGATATTCGCCTTCATTACATTTTCCGGAAGTTTAGGCTCCAACTTTAAATCTTTGCAACAGGCCGTCACCCACCCTTTACCGGTTTTCATCGTATTGCTCATCCTTCATATGCTCATGCCTATTTGGGCTTTTGGTCTCGGCCACTTAGTGTTTCATGGTGATGCTTTCACGATTACCGGACTAGTCCTGGCTGTAGTGATTCCAACCGGTGTCACCAGTATGATCTGGGTATCCATTTATAATGGGAATGCCATACTTGCCCTAACCATCATCTTGATCGACACCCTTCTCTCGCCATTCATCGTTCCTTACAGTGTTTCCCTTCTTGGAGGCGGTTCGATTGAAATGGATTTGGGATCGATTGTGAAAGGATTAATCGGAATGGTCGTTCTTCCCTCCATGCTTGCCATGTTCTTGAATCAGGCTACAAAAGGGAGAATACAATATACACTATCTCCCCGCTTAGCTCCATTTTCCAAGATAAGCGTTGGAATCGTAGTCATATTGAACAGTTCAAAAATCGCTCCTTACTTAACCCATTTCGATAAGAAATTAATGATCATGGCCTTCCTGGTTTTGTTCATAGCAGCTTCAGGTTATGCCCTTTCTTGGATGGTCGGTGCATTTTTAAGATGGGAAAAGGCGGATATCATCACCTTGACATTTACAGGCGGTATGCGAAATATCAGTGCTGGAGCCGTTCTTGCAACAACCTATTTCCCTGCTGCCGTAGCTGTTCCCGTTGTACTTGGCATGCTGTTTCAACAAATGCTTGCCTCCTTTTTTGGCTATGTCATGGAGAAGCATTTCCATCGTGGTGTGAATGAAGGGCGATCCGCAGAATGA
- a CDS encoding RrF2 family transcriptional regulator, with product MSEKVSSIMWFSLAVQALLVLADHDGLCNSNKLADKLDSESGFLRKILSNLVKAGLIKAKEGRDGGYSLSKNPDQIILADIYAAIKSEPFSKGFLDVNDKKCFQPSSREALCGLKNEMESWIIQGLEQKTIADLLSKS from the coding sequence ATGTCAGAAAAGGTTTCCAGTATAATGTGGTTTAGTCTTGCAGTACAAGCCCTGCTTGTTCTTGCTGATCATGATGGATTATGCAATAGTAATAAATTGGCTGATAAGCTTGATTCGGAGTCAGGTTTTCTTAGAAAAATATTAAGTAATTTAGTGAAGGCAGGGCTGATTAAAGCAAAGGAAGGCAGGGATGGAGGTTATTCACTTTCCAAAAATCCCGACCAAATCATTCTTGCAGATATATACGCTGCAATTAAATCCGAACCTTTTTCAAAGGGCTTTCTTGATGTGAATGATAAGAAATGCTTTCAACCATCTTCACGCGAAGCTTTATGCGGATTGAAAAACGAGATGGAGAGCTGGATTATACAAGGCTTGGAGCAGAAAACGATTGCTGATTTACTTTCAAAATCATAA
- a CDS encoding nitroreductase family protein translates to MTKNIMSKEEYLNKSKELNIPFEKPKVLNDTDFITVAKERRSVRQYDAEYVMTEEEIREILDIAIQAPSSSNLQPWRFLVIQDKQTQQELLPIANNQQQIVDASAVIAVLADIEGYKNAERIYGELVNKGIMKNEIKEPYVASILHNYGNFSAEKALSVAMIDGGLVSMQIMLAAKAKGYDTVPMGGFDEAKFVDAFNVPENFKPVMLISIGKGTKAGFEKVRLPLDTVLTWNKY, encoded by the coding sequence ATGACAAAAAATATAATGAGTAAAGAAGAATACTTAAATAAATCGAAAGAATTGAATATACCGTTTGAAAAGCCCAAAGTCCTTAATGATACGGACTTCATTACGGTAGCAAAAGAACGGAGATCTGTTCGCCAGTATGATGCTGAATACGTGATGACTGAAGAGGAAATTCGCGAAATCCTGGATATTGCGATCCAAGCACCGTCTTCTTCCAACTTACAGCCATGGAGATTCCTTGTGATCCAAGATAAGCAAACCCAACAAGAATTGCTCCCCATCGCCAATAACCAACAACAAATCGTCGATGCATCTGCTGTCATTGCCGTTTTAGCGGATATAGAAGGCTACAAAAATGCAGAGCGGATTTATGGTGAATTAGTCAATAAAGGGATCATGAAGAATGAAATCAAAGAGCCATATGTGGCATCTATTCTGCATAATTACGGTAACTTTTCCGCTGAAAAGGCATTAAGTGTAGCCATGATTGACGGTGGCTTGGTATCCATGCAGATCATGTTAGCTGCAAAAGCAAAAGGGTACGATACAGTCCCAATGGGTGGTTTCGATGAAGCCAAATTTGTGGATGCATTCAATGTACCGGAAAACTTCAAACCTGTCATGTTAATTTCCATTGGAAAAGGAACTAAAGCAGGATTTGAAAAAGTCCGTTTGCCACTTGATACTGTATTGACTTGGAATAAATACTAA
- the lepB gene encoding signal peptidase I — MKNKKSEVFSWLKSILFAVMIVFICQQFLFTPVTVKGESMEPTYENDDRIVVAKIGKPERFDMVVFYAPDAEENYIKRVIGLPGDSVEMKDDVLFINGKKYTEPYLKTKKGEIPPEENLTENFTLSDLLGKSRVPAGHLFVMGDNRRNSWDGRRFGFISEKSLVGKVKFRISPLNEMGVPK, encoded by the coding sequence ATGAAGAATAAGAAAAGTGAAGTGTTCTCGTGGTTGAAATCTATCTTATTCGCTGTAATGATCGTGTTCATTTGCCAACAGTTTTTATTTACACCAGTTACAGTAAAAGGTGAATCAATGGAGCCGACTTATGAAAATGATGACCGGATAGTGGTAGCTAAAATCGGAAAGCCGGAGCGCTTCGATATGGTCGTATTTTATGCTCCCGATGCGGAAGAGAATTATATAAAAAGGGTAATCGGTCTACCAGGTGACAGCGTCGAAATGAAAGATGATGTCTTATTTATCAATGGGAAAAAGTATACAGAACCATATTTGAAAACAAAAAAAGGGGAAATTCCACCTGAAGAAAATCTGACGGAGAATTTCACCCTGAGTGATTTACTTGGAAAATCCAGGGTACCTGCCGGCCATTTATTTGTCATGGGGGATAATCGAAGGAATAGTTGGGATGGAAGAAGATTTGGTTTTATTTCTGAAAAATCACTTGTGGGCAAAGTGAAATTTCGTATCTCCCCATTAAATGAAATGGGAGTGCCGAAGTAA
- the cobT gene encoding nicotinate-nucleotide--dimethylbenzimidazole phosphoribosyltransferase, with protein MTNGLADISIPMLDEEMGRQVKGHVDSLTVPLGSLGRLEEWIIELAKMTGLAFPDISKPGVIVFAADHGITEEGISAYPKEVTEQMALNFLNDGAAINVLSRAIDAYLDIVDIGIDADIEAPGLTSRKVRNGTRNFYKEEAMTKEEVIQALEIGYDRAQKMIARGANCLILGEMGIGNTTSSTAIISIVSGKSVGSLVGQGTGLKSEGIIHKRRIIEEAISSRNPNPDDPIDILMKIGGFEIAGMAGAMLAAANNRIPILVDGFITTTAAVLANLISGRAADYMFVGHQSAEPGHRTAIELLGKEPILDVGMRIGEGTGAALSYPILKAATLVIKEMATFESAGVSNK; from the coding sequence ATGACGAATGGATTAGCTGACATCTCCATCCCGATGTTGGATGAAGAAATGGGACGGCAGGTTAAAGGACATGTCGATTCACTGACTGTTCCTCTGGGGAGCCTAGGCCGGCTTGAAGAATGGATAATCGAACTGGCCAAGATGACAGGATTGGCATTTCCGGACATTTCGAAACCGGGGGTGATCGTGTTTGCGGCCGACCATGGTATTACGGAAGAAGGGATTTCGGCTTATCCTAAAGAAGTGACGGAACAAATGGCACTTAATTTCCTGAATGACGGTGCTGCCATCAATGTATTGAGCCGCGCGATAGATGCATACTTGGACATTGTCGATATAGGGATCGATGCAGATATCGAAGCACCGGGGTTAACTTCGAGAAAAGTCCGCAATGGAACTAGAAATTTTTATAAAGAAGAGGCGATGACAAAGGAAGAAGTAATTCAAGCGCTTGAAATTGGATATGACCGTGCACAGAAAATGATTGCCCGTGGTGCGAACTGCCTGATCCTTGGTGAAATGGGAATCGGAAATACGACTTCCAGTACCGCCATCATCTCCATCGTAAGCGGGAAAAGCGTTGGATCACTAGTGGGGCAGGGAACAGGATTGAAGTCAGAAGGCATTATACATAAGCGGAGAATAATTGAAGAAGCGATTTCATCAAGAAATCCTAATCCAGATGATCCAATCGATATTTTGATGAAAATCGGCGGGTTCGAAATTGCAGGTATGGCAGGGGCCATGCTTGCTGCAGCGAATAACCGTATACCCATTCTTGTTGATGGTTTCATTACAACCACGGCTGCTGTATTGGCCAACCTGATTTCCGGACGTGCAGCCGACTATATGTTTGTTGGTCATCAATCTGCAGAACCTGGTCATAGAACGGCCATAGAACTGCTTGGCAAGGAGCCGATCCTCGATGTAGGAATGAGAATTGGGGAAGGAACAGGGGCTGCCCTGTCATACCCCATTCTTAAGGCAGCGACATTGGTCATTAAAGAAATGGCAACATTTGAATCTGCAGGCGTGTCAAATAAGTAA
- a CDS encoding sigma-54 interaction domain-containing protein: protein MMSDNNVKRVLECIINTSNNNITVTDEKGFILFTNPNHWWIYGIEPEHYLGKSVYQLETEGILSPSISAMVLKEKTPIQIMQHTKTGKIVMSTAYPIFDDDGELIRVVSYAQDQTEIRNLQDQYGQLERKIQEYQSEVEELREQEELIYRSKEMRQIAKTIHRVSKTDATVMLLGESGVGKSVFARRLHNQSYRSKEPFIEVNCSTIPESLFESEMFGYEAGSFTGAQKQGKQGLVEQADNGTLFLDEIGELPLDMQVKLLNVLQEKTFKRVGGKKEHKIDFRLVTATNQNLEEMVEKGTFRLDLYYRLNVIPIQIPPLRERKEDIAILINHNLEIINKKYKSDKKLHPSTYEILIQHKWSGNVRELENLIERLILTSEDSIIFPGFLPSHFHGQESFEKIDDSLMIDDVMVDDSDLNTALEQVEKWMMMKASKQCKSTYEMAKFLGISQPSVVRKMKKYKGHLPIK from the coding sequence ATGATGAGTGATAATAATGTCAAAAGAGTTTTGGAATGCATCATCAACACATCCAATAATAATATTACCGTGACCGATGAAAAAGGATTCATTTTATTCACGAATCCTAACCATTGGTGGATATATGGAATCGAACCGGAACATTATCTTGGAAAATCAGTTTACCAGCTCGAGACGGAAGGAATCCTTTCACCGTCGATTTCCGCCATGGTATTGAAAGAGAAAACACCTATCCAGATCATGCAGCATACAAAGACGGGAAAAATCGTCATGTCGACTGCCTATCCCATCTTTGATGATGATGGTGAATTGATTCGTGTCGTCAGCTATGCCCAAGATCAAACTGAAATCAGGAACCTCCAGGATCAGTATGGTCAATTGGAGAGAAAGATTCAAGAATACCAATCGGAAGTCGAGGAACTTAGGGAACAGGAAGAGCTGATCTATCGCAGCAAGGAAATGCGGCAAATCGCCAAAACGATACACCGTGTTTCCAAAACGGATGCGACAGTCATGCTTCTCGGTGAATCCGGTGTAGGGAAGAGCGTATTCGCCCGCAGGCTGCACAATCAGAGTTACCGCAGCAAAGAGCCATTCATCGAAGTCAACTGCAGTACCATCCCTGAAAGTCTCTTTGAATCTGAAATGTTTGGATATGAAGCGGGGTCCTTCACCGGAGCGCAGAAGCAGGGGAAGCAAGGGCTAGTAGAACAGGCGGATAATGGAACCCTATTTCTGGATGAAATCGGAGAGCTTCCGCTGGATATGCAAGTGAAATTATTAAATGTCCTGCAAGAGAAGACTTTTAAAAGGGTTGGCGGAAAAAAAGAGCATAAGATAGATTTTCGGCTTGTAACGGCAACCAATCAAAACCTTGAGGAAATGGTGGAAAAGGGAACATTCAGGCTCGATTTGTATTATCGCTTAAATGTGATCCCCATCCAAATACCGCCATTACGAGAAAGAAAAGAAGATATTGCCATCTTAATCAATCATAATCTTGAAATCATCAACAAGAAATACAAGTCAGATAAGAAATTGCACCCTTCCACTTACGAAATACTGATTCAGCATAAATGGTCAGGAAACGTGCGTGAATTGGAAAACTTGATTGAACGGCTCATTTTGACCTCGGAAGACTCCATCATTTTCCCTGGCTTTCTCCCCTCCCATTTCCATGGACAAGAATCTTTTGAGAAAATAGATGATTCCCTAATGATTGACGATGTGATGGTTGATGATAGTGATCTCAATACCGCCCTCGAACAAGTGGAAAAATGGATGATGATGAAAGCGAGTAAACAATGTAAGTCCACATATGAAATGGCTAAATTCTTAGGGATCAGCCAGCCTTCCGTCGTCAGGAAAATGAAGAAATATAAAGGGCATCTGCCCATTAAGTAA